A region of the Terriglobia bacterium genome:
CCCGTCGCTTGCCGGCGAACGTCGGCAAGGGGTGCGAGGGGTCCGGCGCCCAATCGCTGCGGGCCTGGCTCACCTCGACGAACCCTGCTCGCACCACGAGCGCCGGGTGTCCGGTGAAGTTCGTGATGGTGAGGATCTCGTCGCGCAACGCCGGGACCAGCAGGAGGTCCACCTCCTCGAAGACGCGGGCCATCTCTCGCGCCACCTTGCGGCGCAGGCGGTCGGCCTGGACGAAATCGACGGCGGACAGGAAGCGCGACTGACGGAACGTGTTCGGCCACGCATCCGGCACCTGCATCTTCAGCGCGTCCAGCCCGTGCGACAGCGTCAGCTCCTCGAACGCGGCCGCGCTCTCGGCGAAGAGAATCGTGTTGAGCGAGGCGTAAGGCCAGTCCGGAAGGCTCACCTCCACCGGCACCATCCCGAGGCGGCGGACCGTTTCGAGCGCAGCACGTTCCACGTCCGTGGCCGGACTCTCGTTCATCCAGCCCGGGAAGTACCCCACCCTGAGACCCTTCACCGGGAGCGCCGAATCGAAGTCGAGCCGGCTCGGCACGCTCCCGAGATCGCCGGGGTCCGGGCCGGAGATGGCGGCGAGGACCAGCATCGCGTCTTCGACGCCGCGGGTCAGAGGACCCAGCTTGTCGAGAGACCAGCAGAGCGTCATCGCGCCCGTCCGCGGGACGCGCCCGAACGTCGGCCTCAACCCCGTGAGACCGCAGCGCATGGCGGGATCGACGATGCTCCCCTCGGTCTCGCTGCCGATCGAGAAGCCGACGAGCGCCGCCGCAGTGGCCGCGCCCGGCCCCGCGCTGCTTCCTCCCGACCCTTCCTCGAGGAGCCAGGGGTTCATGGTCTGGCCGCCGAACCAGACGTCGTTCAACGCCAGTGCGCCCAGGCTCAGCTTGGCCAGGAGCACGGCCCCGGCCCGGTCGAGCCGTTCGACCACGACCGCATC
Encoded here:
- a CDS encoding amidase codes for the protein MSPRASIESRRRFLARTAASVLGAAAARGAVAEVQATDPAPQAPPATGTPPAFGTAPAVGPEVSAATLAEAQKLVRVDLTAAERAQAAGNWRQSMAATMERRTGPRRVALEPDLPPATLWNPMIPGVPDLPAGQRFVRTTADPGPLPARDEDIAFAPVTALSRWIEARVLTSERLTRVYLERMERFDPKLSCVITATPDLALERARRADAEIAAGKYRGPLHGIPFGVKDLLDTKGVPTTYGAEPYRDRVPDRDAVVVERLDRAGAVLLAKLSLGALALNDVWFGGQTMNPWLLEEGSGGSSAGPGAATAAALVGFSIGSETEGSIVDPAMRCGLTGLRPTFGRVPRTGAMTLCWSLDKLGPLTRGVEDAMLVLAAISGPDPGDLGSVPSRLDFDSALPVKGLRVGYFPGWMNESPATDVERAALETVRRLGMVPVEVSLPDWPYASLNTILFAESAAAFEELTLSHGLDALKMQVPDAWPNTFRQSRFLSAVDFVQADRLRRKVAREMARVFEEVDLLLVPALRDEILTITNFTGHPALVVRAGFVEVSQARSDWAPDPSHPLPTFAGKRRVPHGVALVGRLFDEGTIVAAGIALERAFGVAGERPRGF